From Myotis daubentonii chromosome 15, mMyoDau2.1, whole genome shotgun sequence, one genomic window encodes:
- the IGFL4 gene encoding insulin growth factor-like family member 4, with protein sequence MVPRIFAAVFIFELLFSDSEGLTDTGLWMCYPAPKCGDEIYNPLEQCCDEGTILSLNHTRLCGHSCTFWPCFQHCCLESWGSQNRATVRFKVPGTKSNCIATPLSRICGQEYLPSKPSTRTEFIWTILRSIDTGHSRL encoded by the exons ATGGTGCCCAGAATCTTTG CTGCCGTCTTCATTTTTGAACTCCTGTTCTCAGACTCGGAAGGACTCACAG ATACTGGGCTGTGGATGTGCTATCCAGCACCCAAGTGTGGGGACGAGATCTACAACCCCTTGGAGCAGTGCTGTGATGAGGGCACCATCCTGTCCCTGAATCACACCCgcctctgtggccacagctgcaCCTTCTGGCCCTGCTTCCAGCACTGCTGCCTTGAGTCCTGGGGCTCTCAGAATCGGGCCACTGTCAGGTTTAAGGTCCCAGGCACAAAGTCCAACTGCATTGCCACCCCCCTCAGCAGGATCTGTGGCCAG GAATACTTGCCCAGCAAGCCCTCTACCAGAACTGAATTTATCTGGACCATCCTGAGGAGCATAGACACAGGACACTCAAGACTGTAA